Proteins encoded by one window of Halomonas sp. Bachu 37:
- a CDS encoding glutathione S-transferase, giving the protein MIRVHHLEKSRSHRVLWLLESLGLEYELIEYPRDPRTQMAPESLKRVHPLGKSPVITDDELTIAESGAIIDYLLARYGKGRLQPEESDTAAWVDYRYWLHYAEGSLMPLLVMRLVFGQIPKQSPWLLKPIAGGISGTVQKRFLQPQLKLHLDFIEAHLARHGAFAGTWPSGADVQMSFPLQAVASTQSLANYPAIAAFVERVESDPAWQRVVEKAGPLTMPGS; this is encoded by the coding sequence ATGATTCGTGTCCACCATCTGGAAAAATCGCGCTCCCACCGGGTGCTGTGGCTGCTGGAGAGCCTGGGGCTCGAGTACGAACTGATCGAATACCCACGCGACCCCAGGACCCAGATGGCACCGGAATCGCTCAAGCGAGTTCATCCGCTGGGCAAGTCGCCGGTGATTACCGACGATGAACTGACCATCGCGGAATCCGGCGCCATCATCGATTATCTCCTGGCCCGTTACGGCAAGGGCCGCTTGCAGCCCGAGGAGAGCGACACCGCTGCCTGGGTGGATTATCGCTACTGGCTGCATTACGCCGAAGGCTCACTGATGCCGCTGCTGGTGATGCGTCTGGTGTTCGGTCAGATTCCCAAGCAATCTCCCTGGTTGCTCAAGCCGATCGCCGGTGGTATCAGCGGTACGGTACAGAAGCGTTTTCTTCAGCCCCAACTCAAGCTGCACCTGGATTTCATTGAAGCGCACCTTGCCCGCCATGGCGCCTTTGCCGGCACCTGGCCGTCTGGGGCGGACGTGCAGATGAGCTTCCCGCTCCAGGCGGTGGCGTCCACCCAATCGCTTGCGAACTACCCGGCCATTGCCGCCTTCGTCGAGCGAGTCGAATCCGACCCGGCCTGGCAGCGTGTGGTGGAGAAGGCCGGCCCTCTCACCATGCCGGGGAGCTAG
- a CDS encoding TAXI family TRAP transporter solute-binding subunit, whose protein sequence is MRHFTRFRSAALSLPRTLLVSASAVILAGAAFSAQAETRVTYKSASAGTAYYQMGVELSEAIREGTDDEIILTLEESQGSVQNVMEVMARQGNYVFTTPPALVEQAMAGEGAFAERNNPRFQDIRGLFPIPSITMHFVIKGDEGVVGLEALEGLDILIGRGSFGAREAQRYLDLFDLTDKVDIADASISSGPDALKNGQIDAFVTSSSYPTPNVIETSSSMPISLVSFTDEQIEKTGAARQTIPGGTYPGVKEDVHTTSLPVIVYTTTQMDDDTAYTLTKTFWERRDALAQEAAWWGSITHDMLDNISGTLHPGALRYYDEVGIEVPESLR, encoded by the coding sequence ATGCGCCACTTTACTCGTTTTCGTTCCGCTGCCCTGTCTCTGCCCCGCACGCTGCTAGTTTCCGCGAGTGCCGTCATTCTGGCGGGGGCGGCGTTTTCCGCCCAGGCCGAAACCCGGGTGACCTATAAATCCGCCTCGGCGGGAACCGCCTACTATCAGATGGGCGTTGAACTTTCCGAAGCCATTCGTGAAGGGACCGATGACGAGATCATCCTGACTCTGGAGGAGAGTCAAGGCTCGGTCCAGAACGTGATGGAAGTGATGGCTCGCCAGGGCAACTATGTCTTTACCACGCCACCCGCCCTGGTCGAGCAGGCAATGGCGGGAGAAGGCGCGTTTGCCGAGCGCAACAACCCGCGTTTTCAGGATATTCGCGGACTTTTCCCCATTCCCTCTATCACCATGCACTTCGTCATCAAGGGTGATGAAGGGGTGGTGGGACTCGAAGCGCTGGAAGGGTTGGATATCTTAATCGGGCGTGGCTCGTTCGGCGCTCGCGAGGCACAGCGCTACCTGGACCTCTTCGATCTCACCGACAAGGTAGATATCGCCGATGCCTCCATCAGCAGCGGTCCCGATGCGTTGAAGAACGGCCAGATCGACGCCTTCGTCACGTCCAGCTCCTACCCCACGCCGAACGTGATCGAAACCTCCTCCAGCATGCCGATCAGCCTGGTCAGCTTCACCGATGAGCAGATCGAGAAGACCGGTGCGGCGCGGCAGACGATTCCCGGCGGCACCTATCCCGGGGTAAAAGAAGACGTCCATACCACGTCGCTACCGGTGATCGTCTACACCACCACTCAGATGGACGACGATACGGCTTACACCTTGACCAAGACGTTCTGGGAGCGGCGTGACGCTCTGGCTCAGGAAGCCGCCTGGTGGGGCAGCATTACTCACGACATGCTGGATAACATCTCCGGTACCCTGCATCCCGGTGCCCTGCGCTACTACGATGAAGTGGGTATCGAGGTTCCCGAATCCCTACGTTGA
- a CDS encoding methyl-accepting chemotaxis protein, giving the protein MLARFKIGTRLALAFGLVSLFLLGTLTAGVIGITATRNTAQETLSTDVALAENAAEIQRLALQARRFEKDAFINIDDPERVAAYQQDWSATLEEMLATFQAGSQLASDDSLRALYQQAESALEGYEAGFMTVYRVIEQGDITETAQANVAFGQHKASIYRLEELADEISGVADAGVQAADETIDAQYRLALWGLYLFSGMALLMAFALAYAITRSIVRPLRRAVEVAQRVAAGDLRHDIVITGRDETAQLLASMEEMSQELTLLVASLRDSSERVLNGSNEIAQGGQELAARTEQQAAALQETASSMEEMTATVRQNSDSTREADSLAHDASQRMQKGGEEVTHSVELMREVTAASHRMGKIVETIDAIAFQTNILALNASVEAARAGDKGRGFAVVATEVRALASRSAASASEIRSMLDDTRSKIEHCSSQAERGAASIGDTQTVIQRLALLMAEVSSATREQSSGIEQINTAITEMDSTTQQNSTLVQQSTNAALSLEDQAGRLRELVAAFQIDESHVRSSSRNAAMALPSSASKVYY; this is encoded by the coding sequence ATGCTTGCACGGTTCAAGATCGGTACTCGCCTGGCGCTGGCTTTCGGCCTGGTCTCATTATTCCTGCTGGGCACCTTGACGGCGGGGGTCATCGGTATAACTGCTACGCGAAATACGGCGCAGGAAACCTTGTCCACGGATGTGGCACTAGCGGAAAACGCCGCCGAGATTCAGCGTCTAGCACTACAAGCGCGGCGTTTTGAAAAGGATGCCTTCATCAATATCGATGATCCCGAGCGTGTGGCGGCCTACCAGCAAGATTGGAGCGCAACCCTCGAGGAGATGCTGGCGACGTTTCAGGCAGGAAGCCAGCTCGCCTCCGACGATAGCTTGAGGGCACTGTACCAGCAGGCGGAAAGCGCCTTGGAAGGGTACGAAGCGGGTTTCATGACGGTATACCGCGTGATCGAGCAAGGCGACATTACCGAAACCGCCCAGGCCAACGTGGCGTTCGGCCAGCACAAGGCGAGCATCTATCGGCTCGAGGAGCTGGCCGACGAGATAAGCGGCGTGGCCGATGCAGGTGTCCAGGCCGCCGATGAGACGATTGATGCCCAGTATCGCCTGGCCCTCTGGGGACTCTATCTATTTTCTGGGATGGCATTGTTGATGGCGTTTGCCCTGGCATATGCCATCACCCGCAGCATCGTCCGGCCCCTGCGGCGTGCGGTCGAAGTGGCCCAGCGTGTGGCGGCAGGGGACCTGCGGCATGACATCGTGATCACAGGCCGTGACGAGACGGCACAACTGCTGGCCTCCATGGAGGAGATGAGTCAGGAACTGACCCTTCTCGTCGCCTCGCTACGCGATTCAAGCGAGCGCGTATTGAATGGCTCCAATGAAATTGCTCAAGGGGGGCAAGAGCTGGCGGCTCGCACCGAACAGCAGGCGGCGGCCTTGCAGGAAACGGCGTCAAGCATGGAAGAAATGACAGCGACGGTACGTCAGAACAGCGATTCCACCCGGGAGGCCGACTCGTTGGCCCACGATGCATCGCAGCGGATGCAGAAGGGGGGCGAGGAGGTGACGCACAGTGTCGAATTGATGCGGGAAGTGACGGCGGCATCACATCGCATGGGCAAGATCGTCGAGACCATCGATGCGATCGCGTTCCAGACCAATATTCTGGCCTTGAATGCCTCCGTGGAAGCCGCTCGCGCCGGTGACAAGGGACGAGGTTTCGCCGTGGTGGCGACAGAGGTCCGGGCGTTGGCGAGCCGCAGTGCGGCATCAGCGAGCGAAATTCGCAGCATGCTGGACGATACACGCAGCAAGATAGAGCACTGTTCCTCGCAGGCGGAGCGAGGTGCAGCATCCATTGGCGATACGCAAACCGTGATTCAGCGCCTTGCTCTGTTGATGGCCGAGGTCTCGTCCGCCACGCGCGAGCAAAGCAGCGGCATCGAGCAGATCAATACCGCTATTACCGAAATGGACTCCACCACGCAGCAGAACAGCACCCTGGTTCAACAGTCCACCAATGCGGCGCTTTCACTGGAAGACCAGGCAGGACGGCTTCGTGAGCTGGTGGCCGCTTTCCAGATAGACGAGTCCCACGTGAGATCGTCATCCCGCAACGCGGCGATGGCTCTGCCCTCGTCCGCATCGAAAGTGTATTACTAG
- a CDS encoding calcium/sodium antiporter: MLYGLSLLAGIALLTLGGEALIRGAVAGARRMGVSPLLTGLVVVGFGTSAPELVVSIDAALRQQPDIAVGNIVGSNISNILLILGLSALICPMAVQPLALRRDGLVVVSASVLFIVLALAGSLGRLQAIVFLAGLIGYLVWAYISESRQPVPAAEMHASEAEEMTALPTGGGMIVLALVIGLGMLIGGSQLLLFGAIGIAQALGISEAVIGLTIVAVGTSLPEMAVSVIAALRRHADVAVGNILGSNIFNLLGILGISTLLQPLPIAERVAQFDQWVMLGAAGLLMLFLYTGMRLARGEGLLLLLGYAAYIGLSFTIY, translated from the coding sequence ATGTTGTATGGTTTGAGCTTGTTAGCCGGTATAGCGCTGTTGACGCTTGGTGGTGAGGCATTGATTCGCGGTGCCGTGGCAGGCGCACGGCGGATGGGTGTATCACCTCTACTCACGGGCTTGGTGGTGGTTGGCTTCGGTACCTCGGCACCCGAATTGGTGGTGTCGATCGATGCGGCGCTTCGTCAGCAACCCGATATCGCGGTGGGCAATATCGTCGGCAGCAATATCAGCAACATCCTGTTGATCCTGGGTCTGAGCGCGCTCATCTGTCCGATGGCGGTTCAACCACTGGCGCTGCGCCGGGACGGCCTGGTCGTGGTATCGGCCAGCGTATTGTTTATCGTTCTGGCTCTCGCCGGCTCCCTGGGTCGCCTGCAGGCAATCGTTTTTCTCGCGGGCTTGATTGGCTACCTCGTCTGGGCGTATATCAGCGAAAGCCGCCAGCCCGTCCCCGCCGCCGAAATGCATGCGTCGGAAGCCGAAGAAATGACGGCGCTCCCCACTGGCGGCGGGATGATCGTGCTCGCCCTCGTCATCGGGCTGGGCATGCTGATCGGCGGCTCTCAGTTGCTGCTGTTCGGCGCCATCGGCATCGCCCAGGCGCTGGGCATCTCGGAAGCGGTGATCGGCTTGACCATCGTGGCCGTGGGAACATCGCTGCCGGAGATGGCGGTATCGGTCATCGCCGCCCTGCGTCGTCACGCCGATGTCGCCGTGGGTAACATACTGGGCAGCAATATCTTCAACTTGCTGGGGATTCTGGGTATCTCGACGCTCCTCCAGCCGCTGCCAATCGCCGAGCGAGTGGCCCAGTTCGACCAGTGGGTCATGCTGGGTGCCGCCGGTTTATTGATGCTGTTTCTGTATACCGGCATGCGCCTGGCACGCGGCGAGGGGTTATTGCTATTGTTGGGCTACGCGGCTTATATCGGCCTCAGTTTCACTATTTACTAA
- the nhaD gene encoding sodium:proton antiporter NhaD — MLTQCASFRRPWPSRRWSRSLVPILLALLAFSPSAHAVTGSLDLTSTGVGFFALFIFVIAYALVMSEEKIHMRKSKPVLVAAGIIWGLIGWVYVQSGLSEDAEHAFRITLLEFTELMLFLLVAMTYINAMEERRVFDALRSWMLRKGFSYLSLFWLTGGLAFVISPIADNLTTALLMCAVVTKVAEGDKRFINLACINIVVGANAGGAFSPFGDITTLMVWQAGLVEFQEFFSLFVPSLVNFLIPAVIMSFFIKNQKPESLYEEVYLKRGARRIVALFLVTVATAVMCHVFLHLPPVLGMMTGLGYLQFFGYYLRRSLPRSLERKRERYSRRGDSKKLEQLGSVVPFDVFNRVARAEWDTLLFFYGVVMCVGGLGFMGYLGLLSDALYTGWNATWANIALGIISAVVDNIPVMFAVLTMEPEMSHGHWLLITLTAGVGGSLMSIGSAAGVAVMGQARGSYTFMGHLRWAPVILLGYIASIATHLWLNAHAFTVFN, encoded by the coding sequence ATGCTCACTCAGTGTGCTTCTTTCCGCAGACCCTGGCCCAGCCGCCGGTGGTCGCGCTCCCTCGTGCCTATCCTTCTCGCCCTGCTGGCCTTCAGCCCGAGCGCCCACGCCGTCACCGGCAGCCTCGACCTGACCAGTACCGGTGTCGGCTTTTTTGCCCTCTTCATCTTCGTCATCGCCTACGCGCTGGTCATGAGCGAAGAGAAGATTCACATGCGAAAGTCAAAACCCGTACTGGTCGCGGCGGGTATCATCTGGGGCTTGATCGGCTGGGTCTACGTGCAAAGCGGCCTGTCCGAAGACGCCGAACACGCCTTTCGCATTACCTTGCTCGAATTCACCGAACTCATGCTGTTCCTGCTGGTGGCGATGACCTACATCAACGCCATGGAAGAGCGCCGGGTATTCGATGCCTTGCGTTCGTGGATGCTGCGCAAGGGGTTCAGCTATCTCTCGCTGTTCTGGCTCACCGGCGGCCTGGCCTTCGTGATCTCGCCCATCGCCGATAACCTGACCACGGCCCTGCTGATGTGCGCCGTGGTGACCAAGGTGGCCGAAGGCGACAAGCGCTTCATCAACCTCGCCTGTATCAATATCGTCGTGGGCGCCAACGCGGGTGGCGCCTTCAGCCCCTTCGGCGATATCACCACTCTGATGGTATGGCAGGCCGGTCTCGTCGAGTTCCAGGAGTTCTTCAGCCTGTTCGTGCCATCGCTGGTCAATTTCCTGATTCCCGCCGTCATCATGAGCTTCTTCATCAAGAACCAGAAACCCGAGAGCCTGTACGAGGAAGTCTATCTCAAGCGCGGCGCGCGGCGTATTGTGGCGCTGTTTCTGGTTACCGTGGCCACCGCCGTCATGTGCCACGTCTTCCTCCACCTACCGCCGGTGTTGGGCATGATGACCGGCCTGGGCTATCTGCAGTTCTTCGGTTACTACCTGCGCCGCAGCCTGCCGCGTTCGCTGGAGCGCAAGCGCGAGCGCTATAGCCGTCGCGGCGACAGCAAGAAACTCGAGCAGTTGGGTAGCGTCGTGCCCTTCGACGTCTTCAACCGTGTCGCCCGCGCCGAGTGGGACACCCTGCTGTTTTTCTACGGCGTGGTAATGTGCGTCGGCGGACTGGGTTTCATGGGTTATCTCGGCCTGCTTTCCGATGCGCTCTACACGGGCTGGAACGCCACCTGGGCCAACATTGCCCTGGGCATCATTTCCGCCGTGGTCGATAACATTCCGGTCATGTTCGCGGTGCTGACCATGGAGCCGGAAATGTCCCACGGGCATTGGTTGCTGATCACCTTGACCGCCGGCGTAGGTGGCAGCCTGATGTCGATCGGCTCCGCTGCAGGTGTGGCGGTCATGGGTCAGGCCCGCGGCTCCTATACCTTCATGGGGCACCTGAGGTGGGCTCCGGTCATTCTGCTGGGGTATATCGCCAGTATCGCCACTCACCTGTGGCTGAACGCGCACGCCTTTACCGTCTTCAACTAG
- a CDS encoding sodium-dependent bicarbonate transport family permease yields MPDIVVMFFLLGLVAGAVKSDLQVPKATYDTLSLLLMLTIGLKGGMALYGNLHWGLVPELAGVALLSALIPLMLMPVLRRWVRLSAADSASIAAHYGSVSAGTFAVALAYVEARNLLVGSEVTLYLVAMELPAIMVAIALYRRYQGAKVKESTSKLWHETLTNRGVILLAGGVVIGALYGPFQGEEVTTLFTGAFKGVLALFLLEMGLTAAQTLRPMPWHHWRLVTFALVMPSLLSLLGVAVGAALDLPLGSVVILAALAASGSYIAAPAAMRAAIPQANIGLAMLASLGITFPFNVMIGIPVYHAIAERLLG; encoded by the coding sequence ATGCCGGATATCGTGGTGATGTTCTTTTTGCTTGGGCTTGTCGCCGGGGCAGTGAAATCGGATTTACAAGTCCCCAAAGCCACTTATGACACCCTGAGCCTTTTGTTGATGCTGACGATAGGCTTGAAGGGCGGCATGGCGTTATACGGCAATCTTCACTGGGGGCTGGTGCCCGAGCTTGCCGGCGTGGCACTGCTTTCCGCCTTGATCCCGCTGATGTTGATGCCCGTGCTGCGGCGCTGGGTGCGCTTGTCCGCCGCTGACAGTGCAAGCATCGCGGCGCACTACGGTTCGGTAAGTGCGGGTACCTTTGCAGTGGCGCTGGCCTATGTGGAAGCGCGCAATCTGCTGGTGGGCAGTGAAGTGACACTCTATCTGGTGGCGATGGAGCTGCCCGCCATCATGGTGGCCATCGCGCTCTATCGGCGCTACCAGGGGGCGAAGGTGAAGGAGAGCACCAGCAAGCTCTGGCATGAAACGCTGACCAACCGTGGCGTGATCCTGTTGGCGGGTGGCGTGGTGATCGGTGCGCTTTATGGACCTTTTCAGGGCGAGGAAGTGACCACGCTGTTTACCGGCGCCTTTAAAGGAGTCCTGGCGTTGTTCCTGCTGGAGATGGGCTTGACCGCTGCACAAACTCTGCGGCCGATGCCTTGGCACCACTGGCGTCTGGTTACCTTTGCCCTGGTGATGCCGTCCCTGCTGTCGCTATTGGGTGTAGCGGTAGGAGCCGCATTGGACCTGCCCCTTGGCTCTGTGGTCATCCTTGCCGCCCTGGCCGCCAGTGGCTCCTATATCGCTGCGCCGGCAGCCATGCGGGCGGCCATTCCCCAGGCAAACATCGGCCTGGCCATGCTGGCGTCACTGGGAATCACCTTCCCGTTCAATGTCATGATCGGGATACCGGTCTATCACGCAATCGCGGAGCGCCTGCTCGGCTAG
- a CDS encoding DUF2835 family protein: MPSIDVVIELTYAECLSHYEGRVGLVRTRSLDGRRVVFPAEAIRRVVTRDGVHGIYRLSFSQEGRFMSIQPLRVSS, encoded by the coding sequence ATGCCGAGTATCGATGTGGTGATTGAGTTGACGTATGCAGAGTGTCTGTCGCACTACGAAGGTCGAGTGGGACTTGTCCGTACGCGCAGCCTGGATGGTCGGCGCGTCGTGTTTCCGGCTGAGGCCATTCGCCGCGTGGTGACACGGGACGGCGTCCATGGGATTTACCGGCTCAGTTTCTCTCAGGAGGGACGTTTCATGAGTATTCAGCCGCTCCGGGTATCGTCGTAA
- a CDS encoding LysR family transcriptional regulator produces MNIRHLTFRLLQVYVAVVRYGSVSEAARQLHLTQPTVSQQLKRLTETVGSPLLEHRAQGLTMTATGQALYQASRDVLGRFDDFTDQLSDLQQGNKGRFNIALVNTAQYVLPRLLGPFSQAFPDVDVTLHIGNRRQVLARFERGEDDLYVFSHPPALAHAVAARFMHNPLVAIAAADHPLGRQSSIAMEQLLEERLLLREPGSATRMLLESWLQEHGLTMKKTLQMASNEAIRVGVAAQMGVAVLSEHVLPREHPELTILPIEDFPIESQWQFIVRNDQRLPQSAQHFLGYVHDHLAQWIEPRFVCNELGTLLD; encoded by the coding sequence ATGAACATACGTCACTTAACGTTCAGGCTGCTTCAGGTGTATGTCGCCGTGGTACGTTACGGCTCGGTCAGCGAGGCGGCACGGCAGCTGCACCTTACCCAGCCGACGGTATCGCAGCAGCTCAAACGGCTGACGGAAACAGTGGGCAGCCCGCTGTTGGAGCATCGTGCCCAGGGGTTGACCATGACCGCGACCGGGCAGGCCCTTTACCAGGCCAGTCGCGACGTCCTGGGGCGCTTTGATGACTTCACCGACCAGCTGAGCGACCTGCAGCAAGGCAACAAGGGCCGCTTCAACATTGCGCTGGTCAACACCGCCCAGTACGTGTTACCACGCTTGCTGGGGCCTTTCAGCCAGGCGTTTCCCGACGTCGACGTGACCCTGCATATCGGCAACCGCCGCCAGGTACTGGCTCGTTTCGAGCGCGGGGAAGATGATCTCTATGTCTTCAGCCATCCCCCCGCACTCGCCCACGCCGTGGCGGCACGCTTCATGCACAATCCCCTGGTGGCGATTGCCGCCGCCGACCATCCCCTGGGACGACAATCCTCCATTGCCATGGAGCAACTGCTTGAAGAACGTCTCCTGCTGCGCGAACCGGGCTCTGCCACGCGCATGCTGCTGGAAAGCTGGCTTCAGGAGCATGGGCTGACCATGAAAAAGACGCTGCAGATGGCCAGCAACGAAGCCATTCGTGTAGGGGTAGCCGCGCAAATGGGAGTGGCGGTTTTATCGGAGCACGTGCTGCCCAGGGAGCACCCGGAATTGACGATCCTGCCGATCGAGGATTTTCCGATCGAAAGCCAATGGCAATTCATCGTGCGCAATGACCAGCGCCTGCCGCAGTCCGCCCAGCATTTTCTCGGCTATGTCCATGACCATCTCGCCCAGTGGATCGAGCCCCGCTTCGTCTGTAACGAACTCGGCACGCTGCTTGATTGA
- a CDS encoding antibiotic biosynthesis monooxygenase → MVARRVASGRYRDFCLWLDEGRELAADFPGYLGSGVLAPPPGDDEHQIIFRFSCSATLSSWEHSASRRAWLVRGEGLFEAPHEHRAIGLDSWFRDEQGLTPPRWKQAVAVWLAFFPISLVFQWGFGETLATLPLLPRVLLSTLMLTPIMVGVFIPLSTRLLAPWLQGKWSFTQRLSRWRSHHRA, encoded by the coding sequence ATGGTGGCCCGCCGTGTGGCGAGTGGCCGCTATCGCGATTTTTGCCTTTGGCTGGATGAAGGACGCGAGCTTGCCGCCGATTTCCCCGGCTACCTGGGCTCCGGTGTTCTGGCGCCGCCTCCGGGCGATGACGAGCATCAGATCATCTTTCGCTTCAGTTGCAGCGCGACGCTGTCCAGCTGGGAGCATTCAGCGTCACGCCGCGCCTGGCTGGTTCGCGGTGAAGGGCTGTTCGAGGCGCCCCATGAGCATCGCGCCATCGGTCTGGATAGCTGGTTTCGCGATGAGCAGGGACTCACTCCGCCGCGCTGGAAGCAGGCTGTCGCTGTATGGCTGGCGTTTTTTCCCATTTCCCTAGTGTTTCAGTGGGGGTTCGGCGAGACGCTCGCCACCTTGCCCTTGTTGCCCCGGGTGCTGCTGAGTACATTGATGCTGACGCCGATCATGGTGGGAGTCTTCATTCCGCTTTCCACGCGCTTGCTGGCGCCGTGGTTGCAAGGCAAGTGGTCGTTCACCCAACGGCTGTCACGTTGGCGCTCGCATCACCGCGCCTGA
- a CDS encoding TRAP transporter fused permease subunit, with protein MFAFSSSLADSSDAPADPALENRKRHNPAGQGVHPAWVLLGGITVLFHLGLIFYGLAPALISRPLHMALALPWILIFMAKTPWQRRSGWLLTLLGIAACAYIALNEAALAGQYGFIDTHLQMAIGIFLIGLALETARRAIGWPLPLVALVALLYALFGELVPGQFGHSGLPLPSLIGTLTIAEGGLWGSLTGVSVGVVAIFVIFGAVLNAGEAGQGFMNLASAFAGRLTGGAAKVSVISSALMGSISGSASANVASTGAITIPSMVRLGYPRSLAGAVEAVASSGGQIMPPLMGAGAFVMVELTGTPYTQIMAAATLPAILYFVTVWVGINAYATRHDLRPVAADERPTSREVLITSLFFAIPFALLLERIFLGGYTPQYAASVAIFVGLGLLFFDVTLRFSLRGFATRLADALVTAGRQVAVIGAIIICASLVIGVLSLTGLGVKITSGILSLSNDMLWPALLLTALACLVLGMEVPTTAAYVICVSVAGPALTALGLEPLLAHLFVFWFALLSTITPPVCGGVFIAAGMVGENWLKVALKAMSLGIGLYLIPLAMVANPDVIRLAAVPGGALFAAAKIAIGLGAISYGVIARRPIWLRLGLVVLGAVVLFVL; from the coding sequence ATGTTTGCTTTCTCCTCCTCCCTCGCCGACTCCTCGGACGCGCCCGCCGATCCTGCGCTGGAAAACAGAAAACGGCACAACCCCGCCGGACAGGGCGTTCACCCGGCTTGGGTGTTGCTGGGCGGTATCACGGTACTCTTTCACCTGGGCTTGATCTTCTATGGGCTGGCGCCGGCCTTGATCAGTCGGCCGCTGCACATGGCCCTGGCCTTGCCCTGGATTCTGATATTCATGGCGAAAACGCCCTGGCAGCGGCGCAGCGGCTGGTTGCTGACCCTGCTGGGGATTGCGGCGTGCGCTTACATCGCGCTCAACGAGGCGGCCCTGGCCGGGCAGTACGGTTTCATCGATACCCATCTGCAGATGGCCATCGGCATATTTCTTATCGGCCTGGCGCTGGAAACGGCAAGAAGGGCGATCGGTTGGCCGCTCCCGCTGGTGGCCCTGGTAGCGTTGCTGTACGCGCTCTTCGGCGAACTGGTGCCCGGGCAGTTCGGCCATTCGGGGCTTCCCCTGCCCAGCTTGATCGGCACCCTGACCATCGCCGAAGGAGGCTTGTGGGGCTCCTTGACCGGGGTGAGCGTGGGCGTCGTGGCGATCTTCGTGATCTTCGGAGCGGTACTCAATGCCGGCGAGGCGGGGCAGGGCTTCATGAACCTGGCCAGTGCCTTTGCCGGTCGCTTGACCGGCGGCGCGGCCAAGGTCTCGGTCATCTCCTCGGCGCTGATGGGCTCGATTTCCGGTTCCGCCTCGGCCAATGTGGCCTCCACCGGCGCCATCACCATTCCCTCCATGGTGCGGCTGGGCTATCCGCGCTCGCTGGCGGGAGCCGTGGAGGCGGTGGCTTCCTCGGGCGGGCAGATCATGCCGCCGCTGATGGGGGCGGGGGCGTTCGTGATGGTGGAACTGACGGGAACGCCCTATACCCAGATCATGGCCGCCGCGACCCTGCCGGCGATTCTCTATTTCGTTACCGTATGGGTGGGCATCAATGCCTATGCCACGCGCCATGATCTGCGTCCCGTTGCGGCGGATGAGCGCCCGACGAGCAGGGAGGTCTTGATTACCTCGCTGTTTTTCGCCATCCCCTTCGCCCTGCTGCTCGAGCGTATCTTTCTCGGCGGCTACACGCCGCAATATGCCGCCAGCGTGGCGATATTCGTCGGCCTGGGGCTTCTGTTCTTCGATGTGACGTTGCGCTTCTCGCTGCGTGGTTTTGCCACTCGTCTTGCCGACGCTCTGGTAACGGCGGGGCGCCAGGTGGCGGTCATCGGTGCCATCATCATCTGCGCCTCCCTGGTGATCGGGGTACTGTCGCTGACTGGCCTGGGGGTCAAGATCACCTCGGGCATCCTGTCGCTGTCCAACGACATGCTGTGGCCGGCCCTGCTGCTCACCGCCCTGGCGTGCCTGGTGCTGGGCATGGAAGTGCCCACCACCGCCGCCTACGTGATCTGCGTTTCGGTCGCCGGACCGGCGCTGACGGCGCTGGGGCTCGAGCCTTTGCTGGCGCATCTTTTCGTGTTCTGGTTCGCCCTGCTCTCGACCATCACGCCGCCGGTGTGCGGCGGGGTGTTCATTGCGGCGGGCATGGTCGGGGAAAACTGGCTGAAAGTGGCACTGAAGGCGATGTCGCTGGGGATCGGGCTCTACCTGATTCCGCTGGCGATGGTGGCGAACCCGGATGTGATTCGCCTGGCAGCGGTGCCGGGCGGGGCGCTGTTCGCTGCCGCCAAGATCGCCATCGGCCTGGGGGCGATCTCCTATGGCGTGATAGCCCGGCGGCCCATCTGGTTGCGGTTGGGGCTGGTCGTGCTGGGCGCCGTGGTGCTCTTTGTCTTGTGA